The following nucleotide sequence is from Flavimarina sp. Hel_I_48.
AGGAATGAGGTATAACAGAAACACCGCAAACGTTTTAGATTCTACGATATCGTTATAATAATCGATAAATAATAATGATAATTAAAATTTATTCACAAATCATTCATTTTAACGCAACAGATTTAAATAAAAGTTAATAAAACGTGAAATTATTACGATAAATTCAGTGCTTGATTGACAAATTTTATCCATTTTTGATACTGGCTAAATCAACTAAACATTAAACTATGAAATCAAACTACAAAAAACTGCTGATGCTGTTTTTCGCGTTGGCAATGCAAACCACGTTGTTTGCACAAACAAAAACAATTACGGGTACGGTCACTGACGAGGACGGTATGCCCCTACCCGGAGTAAATATTATGATTCAAAATTCCTCATCGGGTGCACAAACTGACTTTGACGGTAATTACAGTATATCTGCCACATCAGGCGATATTCTCGTTTACAGTTACGTTGGATTTTCATCGCAAGAAGAAATTGTGGGACCTAACGAAGTTATTGATATTACCATGAAAGCAGGCGAGGCTCTTGAAGAAGTAGTAGTAACTGCCCAGGGTATTACAAGAGAGAAAAAGGCACTTGGTTATGCCGTTGCCGAAGTAGATAGTGAGCAGCTAGAATCACGGGCGGAGGGAGATATAGGCCGCGTTCTGAACGGTAAAGCCTCAGGTGTTAATATTACCGCCCAGAGTGGACTTTCAGGTTCTGGGACAAACATTAATATTAGGGGACTTAGTTCATTTAGCGGAAGTAATCAGCCTCTATTTATAGTAGATGGGGTTCCTTTTAGTAGTGATACCAATGCGCAGGGCGATTTTGTGGAAGGTAATTCTGGTGGTAGCCGTTTTTTTGATCTTGACCCTAATAGTATCGCAAGTGTGAATGTCTTGAAAGGACTTGCAGCCGCTACTTTATACGGTACTGCGGGAAGAAACGGGGTAATACTAATTACCACAAAAAACGGAAGCTCAAAAGGTGGTCGTAAGAAAAATGAAATTACGGTAAATACATCAGTCTTTTTTAATAAGGTAGGTTCCCTTCCGGATTATACCATGAAATATGGTAACGGATTTGACCAGGCATTTGGCTGGTTTTTCAGTAACTGGGGGCCTAGTTTTTCTGAAGGAGGAGTCGCAGGTTGGGGCAATGACGCTGCGATTGATGACAATGCAACCCTTCCTCACCCCTATTCTACGGCAAGTCTTGGAACAGGAATTCCTCAGGCTTTCCCAGAATTTCAGGGAGCTCGTTATGACTGGAAGCCTTACAACAGTGTGGAGAACTTCTTCCGTACAGGTACGGTGAGCAACACTACCGTAAACGCTGCAGGTTCTTCTGATGATGGTACCGTTACTTACAATATTAGTGGTGGTCATCTTGAAGATCAAGGATTTACTCCTGAAAATGGCGTGATACGTAATACCCTGGGTATTGGAGGTCGTGCTAAACTGACGAATAACTTTACCGTTTCTGGAACAATGAACTTTTCAAGGACAGATTTCAAGTCCCCTCCAGTTTCTGCTGGTGATGGAAATACAGTTTTTGCCGGTGGTGGTTCTTCAGTATTCTCAAACGTGTTTTTCACACCTCGTAGTGTTGATTTGAATGGGTTACCTTTTCAAAATCCACTAGACGGTTCAAGTGTGTACTATAGACAATCAAACAATATTCAAAATCCCAACTGGACCGTTTTCAACGCCAGGTCAGAACAGGTTACAAACCGTGTGTTTGGTAATACTGCTGTTACCTATGACTTTACTGAAAATTTAAACCTGACCTATAGATTAGGTATTGATGTGTATAGCGAGAATAATGTTAACTATCAAAATAAAGGTGGTGTTACTGATAATACGAGAGTTAGAAGTGGTTTTTATGACACTTACAATAACACCAATACGATCTGGGATCACAATTTGACATTAAGTGGCAGCTATGACTTAGCAGAAAATCTTGGCCTATCCTTTAACTTAGGTGCCACAACCAGAAGAACTGTATTTGATCAAAATGGGGTTTCCAGTTCAGGACAGGCTGTTTTTGGAGTCTTAAGACATATCAACTTTCAATTACAGGACGAGATACAATCTTTCAATGAGCAAAATATAGCTGGTATTTATGGTCAGGCAGAAATTGACTACGATTCTTATCTCTATTTAACGCTTGCTGCTAGAAATGACTGGGTGTCAAATTTATCTTCTGAAAATAGATCTATAGGCTATCCAAGTGCGAGCTTTTCATTCTTGCCTACAGCAGCTTTTGAGGGGATGCGCGGAAGCAAAGTTCTCAATTTTCTAAAACTAAGAGCGGGTTACGGTACCTCCGCAAATTTTCCTGCGCTATATCCGGTGGCCACACGAACCTTATTGGAAACACAGGCATTTTTAGATGATGGTGGTGGATTTGTAACTACAAACACTACCGATGACAACCGTGGAAACCCTGATCTCAAGCCAGAAACCCTAACAGAACTTGAATTTGGTATAGAATCCCGCTGGTGGAATAATAAAGTTACATTGAACGCTTCATACTTCAATAGGGTCACAAAAGATTTGATCGTAAATCGCGACCTTGATGCATCCACTGCATTTACGAGTACCAGTACTAACATTGGGGAAATCAATGTGAAAGGTCTGGAAATCGATATGGGTGTTGATGTTTTTGAAAACAGGGAAGGCTTTAGCTGGAATCTCAATGCTAACTTTACAACCATTGACCCAGTTGTGAAAGACCTAGGTGCAGATACAGATATTATAGTCTATTCCGGTTTTACAAACCTGGGAAATGCTGCGATACCTGGCAAACCACTGGGTACTATTGTAGGATCCCGAATACTCCGCAATGACAATGGTGATTTAATTACTAACAGCCAGGGCGATTATGTAGTTGAAACCGGTCAATTTGATATTGGTAATCCCAATCCTGATTATACGCTCAACGTGGGAAGCACAATGAGCTATAAAAATTTAAGCTTTAGTTTCCTGATGACACATGTTTCAGGCGGAGATATATATAGCCAGACCATTGCCACACTTCTGGGAAGAGGACTTACTTCTGATACTGATGACCGTTTAAACAGTTTCATTTTGCCAGGTGTTAACCAGGATACCGGAAATCCAAATACAGTACAAATCAACAATTCTCAATACTACTTTGATAATATTCTATTTGGTCCTGATGAACTTCAAGTATACGATGGCTCAGTAGTAAGATTACAGGAAGTTTCGTTGGCTTATTCATTACCAGAAACTATTCTGGAGAAAACACCATTTGGTTCCCTTAAAATAAGCTTATCGGGTTATAATCTCTGGTTTGATGCCTATAATACGCCAGACGGTGTGAATTTTGACCCTAATGTTGCCGCTTTAGGTGTGGGTAATGGTCAGGGCTTTGATTTCTTGAGTGGACCAGGTTCTAAACGATATGGTATTAGCGTTCAAGCTTCATTCTAAAATAAAAAACTATCATGAAAAGAATATATATACTCTTAACAGCATTGCTCGCTACGGGAATGATTTTCCAGTCTTGCGAGACTACAGACCTGGATTTAACAGGTAACCCCAATGCACTTACAACAGATCAAACAGATGTTGATTTTTTCAACAATGCCATACAGATACGCTATGCAAATCTTATGGAAAAATTCGGTACGACCAGTGCCCAGGTAGTTCGTATAGAATACTTGGGAAGTCGTAACTATTTAAATGCATTCGCTCCAACCGCTTTCGATGATGAATGGGATGATGCTTATAGGGAAATACTCGCAGATGTACAAGCCATGCGTCCTATCGCCC
It contains:
- a CDS encoding SusC/RagA family TonB-linked outer membrane protein, whose translation is MKSNYKKLLMLFFALAMQTTLFAQTKTITGTVTDEDGMPLPGVNIMIQNSSSGAQTDFDGNYSISATSGDILVYSYVGFSSQEEIVGPNEVIDITMKAGEALEEVVVTAQGITREKKALGYAVAEVDSEQLESRAEGDIGRVLNGKASGVNITAQSGLSGSGTNINIRGLSSFSGSNQPLFIVDGVPFSSDTNAQGDFVEGNSGGSRFFDLDPNSIASVNVLKGLAAATLYGTAGRNGVILITTKNGSSKGGRKKNEITVNTSVFFNKVGSLPDYTMKYGNGFDQAFGWFFSNWGPSFSEGGVAGWGNDAAIDDNATLPHPYSTASLGTGIPQAFPEFQGARYDWKPYNSVENFFRTGTVSNTTVNAAGSSDDGTVTYNISGGHLEDQGFTPENGVIRNTLGIGGRAKLTNNFTVSGTMNFSRTDFKSPPVSAGDGNTVFAGGGSSVFSNVFFTPRSVDLNGLPFQNPLDGSSVYYRQSNNIQNPNWTVFNARSEQVTNRVFGNTAVTYDFTENLNLTYRLGIDVYSENNVNYQNKGGVTDNTRVRSGFYDTYNNTNTIWDHNLTLSGSYDLAENLGLSFNLGATTRRTVFDQNGVSSSGQAVFGVLRHINFQLQDEIQSFNEQNIAGIYGQAEIDYDSYLYLTLAARNDWVSNLSSENRSIGYPSASFSFLPTAAFEGMRGSKVLNFLKLRAGYGTSANFPALYPVATRTLLETQAFLDDGGGFVTTNTTDDNRGNPDLKPETLTELEFGIESRWWNNKVTLNASYFNRVTKDLIVNRDLDASTAFTSTSTNIGEINVKGLEIDMGVDVFENREGFSWNLNANFTTIDPVVKDLGADTDIIVYSGFTNLGNAAIPGKPLGTIVGSRILRNDNGDLITNSQGDYVVETGQFDIGNPNPDYTLNVGSTMSYKNLSFSFLMTHVSGGDIYSQTIATLLGRGLTSDTDDRLNSFILPGVNQDTGNPNTVQINNSQYYFDNILFGPDELQVYDGSVVRLQEVSLAYSLPETILEKTPFGSLKISLSGYNLWFDAYNTPDGVNFDPNVAALGVGNGQGFDFLSGPGSKRYGISVQASF